The Microcoleus sp. FACHB-68 genomic interval TGCTAGACCAATCGTTTCTAAGTCCCGCATTTCTCCAACCAGAATAATATCAGGGTCTTCCCGCAATGCTGCCTTCAGGGCATTACCAAAGCTCTTGGTATCTTCACCCTTTTGGCGCTGGTGAAATAAACTCTTGATATTCGGGTAGACATATTCAATCGGGTCCTCCACCGTCAGAACGTGTTCTGCACGGGTTCGATTGATTAAATCCAAGATTGCAGCTAAGGTTGTCGTCTTCCCGGAACCTGTCTGGCCGGTTACCAGCACCATTCCTCTGGGCCTTTCAGCCATTTCCCGCATAATTTCTGGCACCCCCAACTTCTCAAAGTTGGGAATTTTAGAAGACAGTGCCCGCAAACAAGCGGCCCAGCAACCGCGTTCTCGGTAGACATTAACCCGGAACCGGCACAAACCCTTGACCCCATAGGCGCAATCTAATTCCCAGTTCTGCTCCAAATCTTTACGTTGATTGTTATTGAGCATACTGAAGATTAGCTTTTGACATTCCTGAGAATCCAGACTTTCTCCAAATTGCGGTTGGGGGCCTAGTTTGCCGCTGACGCGGAAGTAGATGGGTGCACCGGCTTGGATGTGCATATCTGAGCCGCCTTGTTCTACAAGGGACTCCATCACGTCTTCAATCATGTACTCTGCCATAGATGCGTCTCCAAATTGTGTTCAGTTGTTGTTGGTAAATTTGGCGAAGGTTCAGTGACATTAAACCTTTTCGTTCTTTAGAGAAAGTCGGAAACTAGGGAATCAGTAGGGCAAATCTAACCCCTCATCCCTAGTTCCGCTCAATCCTTAGTCTTGAAATCGCGGGGTCATGCAGTAGGGGCAATCCAGCATTTCTGGCTGTAATTCAGCAATGCAGGTTTTACAGGTGAGTCCCTGTTTGCGTTTGGCTTTCAGTTCTGCTTCTAGGCCGGTGTCCGTGAATGTTACCCGCTCCACCTCTTCAAAGGTTGTATGGCCCTCGCGCACGAGCTGTAAGCTGTAAGCTAGCAAAGTCTTCATTCCCTCTTCTATTGCCGCTTCTTTGATTCGCTCAGTTGGAGCGCCTTGAGAGATTAAACCGGCTAGCCGTTCAGTTGTCTTCAGGAACTCATAAACACCCACCCGTCCCTTGTAACCAACGCCGGCGCATTTGGGGCACAGTTCTCCGCGATCGCTTGCGGCTTTCCGTTCTGCCGGCGCGATGGTATTGGCTTTAAAGAAGGTAACGTTGACTTCCTGAGAAGCCGATAAAGCATACCGACCCAGTTCTTCTGGGGTCGGTTTATATTCAAGCCGGCACTGGCTGCAAACCCGTCGCATCAAACGTTGGGCCAGCACACCTAGCAAGGCACCGGACACCATGAATGGCTCAACGCCCATTTCGTCTAAACGCGCAATTGCCCCAGCCGCGTCGTTAGTGTGCAGCGTTGTCAGCACTAAGTGGCCGGTTAACGCCGCTTCAATGGCCGTTTTAGCCGTTTCTTTGTCCCGCGTTTCCCCCACCAGAATCACGTCGGGGTCTTGCCGTAAAAACGCCCGCAGGATATTAGAAAAGTCCAGACCCTTGGCTCGAATGACC includes:
- a CDS encoding type IV pilus twitching motility protein PilT, which produces MAEYMIEDVMESLVEQGGSDMHIQAGAPIYFRVSGKLGPQPQFGESLDSQECQKLIFSMLNNNQRKDLEQNWELDCAYGVKGLCRFRVNVYRERGCWAACLRALSSKIPNFEKLGVPEIMREMAERPRGMVLVTGQTGSGKTTTLAAILDLINRTRAEHVLTVEDPIEYVYPNIKSLFHQRQKGEDTKSFGNALKAALREDPDIILVGEMRDLETIGLAISAAETGHLVFGTLHTNSAAGTVDRLLDVFPPIQQPQIRAQMSISLVGICSQNLVPTIGGGRVAAQEIMVNTPAIANLIREGKSAQIYSAIQTGAKVGMQTMEMCLARIFQEGKVTWEAAMAKSSKPDELARLIGPAPKGAGTPAKAAH